A genomic window from Acidobacteriota bacterium includes:
- the trpS gene encoding tryptophan--tRNA ligase, with protein sequence MEKKRVLSGMRPTGLLHLGHFFGALQNWVKLQEDHECFYCIVDYHALTTDYEDTSNLKDYIFNMAVDWMAAGLNPKKSTIFIQSAVKEHAELHLLLSMVVPLGWLLRVPTYKEQLREIKGKDLHTYGFLGYPVLQAADIVVYKAGIVPIGEDQLPHLELTREIVRRFNHFYGNVFPEPEAMLTEVSRLPGTDGRKMSKSYNNSIFLSDPPELMRSKIMMMVTDPARKRRNDPGNPDICPVFAFHKVFSPPEKIVEIDRECRRAGIGCTECKSYLADHVKKRFSDFIDRRNQFASDKRKMEAMLAEGAERARAVASETVREVREAVKL encoded by the coding sequence ATGGAAAAAAAGCGAGTTCTTTCAGGAATGCGTCCGACCGGGCTCTTGCATCTCGGACACTTCTTTGGAGCCCTTCAGAACTGGGTTAAACTTCAGGAGGATCATGAATGCTTTTACTGCATCGTGGATTATCATGCCCTGACGACAGATTATGAGGATACATCCAACCTCAAGGATTACATCTTCAACATGGCCGTGGACTGGATGGCTGCGGGGCTGAATCCAAAGAAGAGCACGATCTTCATCCAATCAGCCGTGAAGGAGCACGCCGAACTTCACCTCCTCCTTTCAATGGTCGTTCCACTGGGGTGGCTGCTGAGAGTTCCCACCTACAAAGAACAGCTGAGGGAGATCAAGGGAAAGGATCTGCACACGTACGGATTCCTTGGCTATCCCGTTCTTCAGGCGGCCGATATTGTTGTCTACAAAGCCGGTATCGTCCCGATAGGGGAAGATCAACTGCCTCATCTTGAGCTGACTCGAGAGATCGTCAGGAGATTCAATCACTTCTATGGAAACGTCTTCCCGGAACCTGAAGCCATGCTAACGGAAGTTTCCAGGCTTCCCGGAACGGATGGAAGAAAAATGTCGAAGAGCTACAACAATTCCATATTCCTGAGCGATCCACCCGAACTCATGCGCAGCAAGATCATGATGATGGTGACGGATCCCGCCAGGAAGAGAAGGAATGATCCTGGAAATCCCGACATCTGCCCGGTCTTTGCCTTCCATAAAGTTTTCTCCCCGCCCGAGAAAATCGTTGAGATCGACAGGGAATGCAGGAGGGCCGGGATCGGCTGTACAGAGTGCAAGAGCTACCTCGCGGATCACGTGAAGAAAAGGTTTTCCGATTTCATTGACAGAAGAAACCAGTTCGCAAGCGACAAGAGAAAAATGGAAGCCATGCTTGCTGAGGGAGCGGAACGGGCCAGAGCAGTGGCATCGGAAACAGTGAGAGAGGTCAGGGAGGCAGT